One segment of Rhodopirellula baltica SH 1 DNA contains the following:
- a CDS encoding alpha/beta hydrolase has translation MSGFSLAIGYVVGVLATWGWSFLELPNPGPVLARRSRQICVTLVAIVVAISIWYATEWQNSIRMLMEMPPLESTAPFRFLAIALLVAFILVSIARWMIRLGAYLSNLLQRYLPRRIAISFSTLCVLVLGLMIGNGVIARGLLQAADRLFLQADLLIDDGIEQPTLDLACGSEQSLVDWEAIGRRGKDFIGGGPKPEEIERLTGKPSKRPIRVYVGMRTDGDDHARATLALDELKREGAFDRKILIIATPTGTGWLDESAVDTIEYLHHGDTAIVSMQYSYLPSWITILVDPSRSKRSATALFDQVYAYWTTLPKEERPQLYLFGLSLGAFGCEDAADLMETFQDPIQGAVWSGPPFPSRQWASIVSSRNAGTPVWMPTFRDQSMVRFTSQQNMLKPGKPWGPIRNVYIQHASDPMVWFSPSLAWHQPEWLSEPRGPDVSPGLRWYPIVTFLQIAFDLPMATSVPLGYGHNYSPSSYIDAWVAVTQPEGWSQTDLDRLCDHFATPTESPQASSPIPDFDPS, from the coding sequence TTGTCAGGGTTTTCACTCGCCATCGGTTACGTGGTTGGTGTGCTCGCGACGTGGGGCTGGTCGTTCCTAGAATTGCCGAACCCCGGACCTGTGCTCGCACGTCGTTCGAGACAGATCTGCGTGACGCTTGTGGCGATCGTCGTCGCAATCTCGATTTGGTACGCCACGGAATGGCAAAACTCCATTCGCATGTTGATGGAAATGCCGCCACTGGAATCAACCGCTCCCTTTCGTTTCCTTGCGATTGCCCTCCTCGTTGCATTCATACTGGTTTCGATTGCTCGTTGGATGATTCGCCTCGGCGCCTACCTTTCCAATCTGCTGCAACGGTATTTGCCACGTCGAATCGCCATCTCATTCAGCACTCTGTGCGTGTTGGTACTGGGCTTGATGATCGGCAATGGCGTGATCGCGCGAGGGTTACTTCAGGCTGCGGATCGATTATTTTTGCAGGCCGATTTGTTAATTGACGACGGCATCGAGCAACCGACATTGGACCTCGCCTGCGGTAGCGAGCAGTCGCTGGTCGATTGGGAAGCAATTGGCCGTCGAGGAAAAGACTTCATCGGAGGCGGCCCGAAGCCGGAAGAGATCGAACGACTGACTGGCAAACCTTCCAAGCGTCCCATCCGTGTTTATGTCGGAATGCGAACCGACGGAGATGACCACGCCAGAGCAACGCTCGCTTTGGATGAACTGAAACGCGAAGGCGCCTTTGATCGCAAGATACTGATCATCGCGACTCCCACTGGTACCGGCTGGCTTGATGAGAGCGCGGTGGACACGATCGAGTATCTGCATCATGGCGACACCGCCATTGTCAGCATGCAGTACTCCTACTTGCCCAGTTGGATCACCATTTTGGTCGACCCATCTCGGTCCAAACGATCCGCCACCGCGCTGTTCGATCAGGTCTACGCGTACTGGACCACGCTGCCAAAAGAAGAACGGCCTCAGCTGTATTTGTTTGGTCTGAGCTTGGGCGCTTTTGGCTGCGAAGATGCAGCGGACTTGATGGAGACCTTTCAAGATCCCATCCAGGGTGCCGTTTGGAGTGGGCCACCCTTTCCCAGTCGGCAATGGGCATCCATCGTGAGCTCGCGCAATGCCGGAACACCCGTCTGGATGCCTACCTTTCGAGATCAGTCAATGGTTCGGTTCACGTCGCAACAAAACATGCTGAAACCGGGCAAACCTTGGGGGCCGATCCGAAACGTGTACATCCAACATGCAAGCGATCCCATGGTTTGGTTTTCACCCTCGCTGGCCTGGCACCAACCTGAATGGCTATCCGAGCCCCGAGGACCAGATGTTTCGCCTGGGTTGCGCTGGTACCCCATCGTGACTTTCTTGCAAATCGCTTTTGATTTGCCGATGGCGACCAGCGTTCCGCTTGGATACGGGCACAACTATTCACCATCGAGCTACATCGACGCTTGGGTCGCGGTGACTCAACCGGAAGGCTGGTCGCAGACCGATTTGGACAGGCTCTGCGATCACTTCGCCACACCGACTGAAAGCCCACAAGCCAGCTCACCCATTCCAGACTTTGACCCGAGTTGA
- a CDS encoding PSD1 and planctomycete cytochrome C domain-containing protein: MAAALMSSQRVLSVWMHRTVRYVAGSLVMALICAGANADGLNPQESFFEEKVRPLLIEHCHECHGDALQESDLRLDSLGTILQGGISGPAAVAKNVNESLIIDAVLGRRGMEMMPPDGPLEEDQIVTLRRWINMGLPWPANAEDSEDSNSEGMAPALGDQQAIGQVAKSHWAFQPLQKPEVPTTSKPADQKAKHQNQPAHPIDAFVASSLERNGLTPGKVASREVIVRRLHFDLIGLPPTYSQVQAFVNDERDTDEVVAEWIETLLSDQHHGERWARYWLDLARYGDTRDWQAQAELRYPYAYTYRDYVIESLNTDKPYDQFVREQIAADFYAEDADSPSLAALGFLTVGPRFRNNRLEQIADKIDVVGRGLMGITVSCARCHDHKYDPIPTEDYYSLYGVFASCDLPETLPRIETEVSFSDEMKADFQAQLTAKQNELSEYKADLRKQAIADLKKQLPKYLDGFYLLSIARGKEIRGVIGQLKIKETAMTPLNTRLAADLKNRSDISHSVLGPWNQALSANKKQFDTQLPRWMKSWAENEDLNPLIRDGLIASNPKTQRELIAAYAGVMDDVLQAWKATSKSADAKNDHRAIKLADPDQEAIRQLLMAEGGWFDLDVEAVARASRLLGKGRKELGDREKAIAAVESTHPAAPPRAMVLVDAKKPVNPFVLLRGEANRRGDRVPRQFLSLLSNVSDGPFTDGSGRRELAEAITSAENPLTARVLVNRVWARYFGRGLVDSLDDFGLRSSPPSHPELLDWLASEFIEQGWSMKWLHRTITTSHTYQQSSDLREDAFAIDPENRWLWRQNRRRLDFEAMRDSIVSVAGTIDLTVGGRSVKLSETPYTTRRSLYAYVDRLELDPILRTFDFASPTASAASRAETTIPQQALFFMNHPFVAEQSRELADRIADEVDDNTTDAATITALYRRVFSRDPSADEITMTKRFLVAAAETDGQALGGVWRYGWGNIASKPKRAGDPADDFMPLPYWSGKAYQASEAFPDPKLKFLRLSATAAHCGVNPAHSIIRRWVAPADGAVRIASKLTHARPNGDGITVSIRSGDFRTTDKVARGTINPSVARLSVKAGDVIDFVASPGANSNSDSHTWTITIAGIDGELNGDRWQSQKDFAPPAPQPLGRVDQLAQALMLTNEFLYLD, translated from the coding sequence ATGGCCGCTGCATTGATGTCTTCTCAAAGAGTGCTCTCGGTCTGGATGCACCGAACCGTCCGGTACGTGGCTGGTTCGCTGGTCATGGCCTTGATTTGCGCTGGTGCGAATGCTGATGGTTTGAACCCGCAGGAGTCGTTCTTTGAAGAAAAGGTTCGACCGCTGCTGATTGAACACTGCCACGAGTGTCACGGCGATGCACTGCAGGAATCCGATCTGCGGCTGGATTCGCTGGGGACGATTCTGCAGGGCGGAATCAGTGGTCCAGCGGCTGTTGCCAAGAACGTCAACGAGAGCCTGATCATTGATGCGGTGCTTGGTCGTCGCGGGATGGAAATGATGCCGCCGGACGGGCCGCTAGAAGAAGATCAAATCGTGACCCTGCGGCGTTGGATCAACATGGGGTTGCCGTGGCCAGCCAACGCAGAAGATTCAGAGGACTCGAATTCCGAAGGAATGGCGCCGGCACTGGGTGACCAACAGGCGATTGGCCAGGTCGCCAAATCACACTGGGCATTCCAACCGCTGCAAAAGCCAGAGGTTCCAACAACCTCCAAACCGGCGGATCAAAAGGCGAAGCATCAAAATCAACCAGCCCATCCGATCGACGCTTTCGTCGCTTCGTCGCTTGAACGCAACGGTTTGACGCCGGGAAAAGTCGCGTCTCGAGAGGTGATCGTTCGCAGGCTGCACTTCGACCTGATTGGATTACCTCCCACCTACTCTCAGGTGCAAGCATTTGTCAACGATGAACGCGACACGGACGAGGTGGTGGCGGAATGGATCGAGACTTTGCTGTCCGACCAGCATCACGGAGAACGATGGGCACGCTACTGGCTGGACCTGGCCCGGTACGGTGACACTCGCGACTGGCAGGCCCAGGCGGAACTTCGTTACCCGTACGCCTACACATATCGCGACTACGTGATCGAATCGCTGAACACGGACAAACCTTATGATCAATTTGTTCGCGAACAGATTGCAGCGGACTTCTACGCCGAGGACGCCGATTCACCATCGCTGGCTGCTCTTGGTTTCTTGACCGTCGGCCCACGCTTTCGAAACAACCGCCTGGAACAGATCGCGGACAAGATTGATGTGGTCGGACGTGGTTTGATGGGGATCACGGTCAGTTGTGCACGCTGTCACGATCACAAGTACGATCCGATCCCAACGGAAGACTACTACTCGTTGTATGGCGTGTTCGCCAGTTGCGATCTTCCCGAGACGCTGCCTCGGATTGAGACGGAAGTGTCTTTCTCCGATGAAATGAAAGCGGATTTCCAGGCTCAACTGACCGCCAAGCAGAACGAACTGTCTGAGTACAAAGCCGACTTGCGAAAGCAGGCGATCGCCGACCTGAAAAAGCAGCTGCCAAAGTACCTGGACGGCTTCTATCTGTTGTCGATCGCTCGTGGAAAAGAAATCCGTGGTGTGATCGGGCAGTTGAAGATCAAAGAGACCGCGATGACGCCGCTGAACACGCGTTTGGCGGCTGACCTGAAGAATCGTTCCGATATTTCGCATTCTGTTCTTGGTCCCTGGAACCAAGCGTTGAGCGCGAACAAGAAACAGTTCGACACTCAATTGCCACGATGGATGAAATCCTGGGCGGAGAACGAGGATCTGAATCCGCTCATCCGCGATGGTTTGATTGCGTCGAACCCAAAGACCCAGCGTGAATTGATTGCCGCCTACGCAGGTGTGATGGACGACGTGTTGCAGGCTTGGAAAGCGACGTCGAAATCGGCTGACGCCAAGAACGATCACCGAGCGATCAAGTTGGCAGATCCCGATCAGGAAGCGATCCGTCAGCTCTTGATGGCTGAGGGCGGTTGGTTTGATCTCGACGTGGAAGCGGTCGCGCGAGCATCACGCTTGCTTGGCAAAGGACGCAAGGAACTGGGCGATCGCGAAAAGGCAATCGCCGCAGTTGAATCGACTCACCCGGCCGCGCCACCAAGGGCGATGGTGTTGGTCGACGCGAAGAAACCTGTCAATCCGTTCGTGCTGCTGCGTGGCGAAGCGAACCGTCGGGGTGATCGCGTACCGCGACAGTTTTTGTCGTTATTGTCGAATGTCAGCGATGGTCCATTCACCGATGGCAGCGGACGACGCGAACTTGCCGAAGCGATCACGTCGGCGGAAAACCCGTTGACCGCTCGCGTGTTGGTCAACCGAGTTTGGGCTCGTTACTTTGGACGCGGCTTGGTGGATTCGTTGGACGATTTCGGATTGCGAAGTTCACCTCCATCGCACCCGGAATTGTTGGACTGGCTGGCCAGCGAATTCATCGAACAAGGTTGGTCGATGAAGTGGTTGCACCGCACGATCACGACCAGTCACACCTACCAGCAATCTTCCGACCTGCGTGAAGATGCCTTTGCGATTGATCCTGAGAACCGTTGGTTGTGGCGGCAGAATCGAAGACGCCTCGATTTCGAAGCGATGCGGGATTCGATCGTTTCGGTCGCCGGCACCATCGATCTCACCGTCGGTGGACGCTCGGTCAAGTTGAGCGAAACGCCGTACACGACTCGCCGCAGTTTGTACGCTTACGTTGACCGCCTCGAACTCGATCCGATCTTGCGGACATTCGACTTCGCATCGCCGACCGCATCCGCAGCCTCACGGGCGGAAACCACCATCCCGCAGCAAGCGTTGTTCTTCATGAATCACCCGTTTGTTGCCGAGCAGTCACGAGAACTGGCCGATCGTATTGCCGACGAAGTCGATGACAACACGACCGACGCGGCAACGATCACGGCTCTCTACCGACGAGTGTTTTCGCGTGATCCGTCAGCGGATGAAATCACGATGACAAAACGGTTCCTGGTCGCAGCAGCGGAAACTGACGGGCAGGCACTTGGCGGAGTTTGGCGGTATGGTTGGGGGAACATCGCCAGCAAACCCAAGCGGGCTGGTGACCCAGCGGACGACTTCATGCCACTTCCGTATTGGTCCGGCAAGGCCTACCAAGCATCGGAAGCATTCCCTGACCCGAAGTTAAAGTTCCTGCGTCTGTCGGCCACCGCGGCTCACTGCGGCGTCAATCCGGCTCATAGTATCATTCGTCGCTGGGTGGCTCCGGCCGATGGAGCGGTGCGAATCGCCAGCAAACTGACGCACGCCCGACCCAATGGCGATGGCATCACGGTGTCAATCCGAAGCGGTGACTTCCGCACGACGGACAAAGTCGCTCGGGGAACGATCAATCCGTCGGTCGCTCGTTTGTCAGTGAAGGCAGGCGACGTGATCGATTTTGTTGCCAGTCCGGGAGCCAATTCCAACTCGGATTCTCACACCTGGACGATCACGATTGCGGGCATTGACGGTGAGCTCAACGGTGATCGTTGGCAGTCGCAAAAAGACTTCGCGCCACCCGCACCGCAGCCGCTCGGACGTGTCGACCAATTGGCCCAGGCTCTGATGTTGACCAACGAATTCCTTTATCTCGATTGA
- a CDS encoding DUF1501 domain-containing protein → MFENNFTDRRTMLRRSGMGMGMLALAGVLRDGGMLGDGIGSSGGLFAAEPASPEGNASSLAVRPTHFPGKAKRVIHLFANGGPSQIDTFDPKPMLAKMHGKTLDDKLKNNRRLGGVAHQSPFKFQKHGKSGIEISELFPELSKHADKLCVIRSMVTDVPNHEPGLMMMNCGDIVRPRPSVGAWTLYGMGTENQSLPGYVVMCPSGLPTAATANWRNAFLPGIFQGTHVDTQYTNPEELVANIDNDYLVPSQQKRQMDLIQNLNRMHLADRSDDAQLSGRIESLELAFRMQGEARDAFDISSETKETQEMYGDSLQGRQMLIARRLSERGVRYVQVYHGAGQPWDSHASIERNHPRLARECDGPIAALLHDLDQRGLLDETLVIWGGEMGRTPTVQLPVSANPGRDHHDNGFTVWMAGGGVKAGTTYGTTDEVGLSVAENPVHVHDLHATILHLLGFDHTRLTYRYAGRDFRLTDVHGHVVHDIIS, encoded by the coding sequence ATGTTTGAAAACAATTTCACCGACCGCCGCACGATGCTCCGTCGCAGCGGGATGGGCATGGGGATGTTGGCGTTGGCCGGTGTGCTGCGAGATGGCGGCATGCTGGGTGACGGCATCGGTTCTTCCGGAGGACTGTTCGCCGCGGAACCAGCGTCTCCCGAAGGAAACGCCAGCAGTCTGGCGGTCCGGCCGACGCACTTTCCGGGCAAAGCCAAACGGGTGATTCACTTGTTCGCCAACGGCGGCCCCAGCCAGATCGATACGTTCGACCCCAAGCCGATGCTGGCCAAGATGCATGGCAAGACGCTCGACGACAAACTGAAAAACAACCGGCGTTTGGGCGGCGTCGCACATCAGTCACCGTTCAAGTTTCAAAAGCACGGCAAGTCGGGAATTGAAATCAGCGAACTGTTTCCCGAACTGTCCAAGCATGCCGACAAGCTGTGTGTGATTCGTTCGATGGTCACCGATGTCCCCAATCACGAGCCCGGTTTGATGATGATGAACTGTGGCGACATCGTCCGGCCGCGTCCCAGCGTCGGTGCGTGGACCTTGTATGGAATGGGCACCGAAAATCAGAGCTTGCCCGGTTATGTGGTCATGTGCCCGTCGGGTTTGCCAACCGCTGCGACCGCGAACTGGCGGAACGCGTTTTTACCAGGCATCTTTCAAGGCACGCACGTTGACACTCAGTACACCAACCCGGAGGAATTGGTCGCCAATATCGACAACGATTACTTGGTGCCCTCCCAACAAAAACGGCAGATGGATTTGATTCAAAATCTGAATCGAATGCACCTGGCCGATCGCAGTGACGATGCCCAGTTGTCAGGCCGCATCGAGTCGCTCGAGCTTGCGTTCCGGATGCAGGGGGAAGCACGCGACGCGTTTGATATTTCCAGCGAAACCAAAGAGACGCAGGAGATGTACGGCGACTCGCTTCAAGGACGTCAAATGCTGATCGCTCGGCGGTTGAGCGAACGCGGTGTTCGCTATGTCCAGGTCTATCACGGTGCCGGCCAGCCCTGGGATTCACACGCATCGATCGAACGCAATCATCCACGACTGGCCCGTGAATGCGATGGTCCGATCGCAGCGCTCCTGCACGATTTGGATCAGCGAGGTTTGTTGGACGAAACGCTGGTGATCTGGGGCGGCGAGATGGGTCGTACGCCAACGGTTCAATTGCCAGTCTCAGCGAACCCGGGACGCGACCACCACGACAACGGGTTTACGGTCTGGATGGCGGGCGGCGGCGTGAAAGCGGGCACGACGTACGGAACCACCGACGAAGTGGGACTGAGCGTTGCCGAGAATCCCGTGCACGTCCACGATTTACATGCCACAATCTTGCACTTGCTCGGCTTTGACCACACGCGGCTCACGTATCGATATGCGGGACGAGACTTCCGCCTGACCGACGTCCACGGTCACGTCGTCCACGACATCATCAGCTAA
- a CDS encoding IS4 family transposase has translation MPTKTKRLKRRKLPDDQGERTQESLVKPKIKIEGLKYFAMLKPLLEHLHEHECQRDTAGNRTLHYDQYCMLVLLYVLNPTVSSLRAISQASELTKVRNKLSNEKASLGSLSEAGGLFSADHLKPVIEALSAEVNDAAPDPRLSSIQQTITAVDGSLVNALPSLIAASILKQTTGSALVRWRLHTHFEVNNLLPARVDVTPDGGGQHDERAVLKRVLEEDRLYVMDRGYAKFSLFNSIVASSSSYVCRLRDNTVYETTQELELTEGDRAAGVLSDTIVKLGGSSSSSNSPDHPIRLIQIRCTPHQNRTGGKARGSKAPNSDGILRIATNLLNVPAEIIALIYAYRWTIEIFFRFYKQLMGGDHLISHNANGIQIQVYCSVIACLLINLWTGSRPTKRTFEMISFYFQGLATEEELIAHIEKQAAAEEAKRVKEERKEIC, from the coding sequence ATGCCAACCAAAACCAAGCGACTCAAAAGACGAAAGCTTCCTGATGACCAGGGCGAGCGAACACAGGAATCTCTCGTCAAGCCAAAGATCAAAATCGAAGGCCTCAAATACTTCGCCATGCTCAAGCCCCTGCTCGAGCATCTTCACGAACATGAGTGCCAGCGTGATACCGCTGGTAACCGTACGCTGCACTACGATCAGTATTGCATGCTCGTGTTGCTGTATGTCCTGAACCCCACTGTCTCAAGTTTGCGAGCAATCTCGCAGGCCAGTGAGTTGACGAAAGTACGTAACAAACTGAGCAACGAGAAAGCTTCGCTGGGATCGCTATCCGAAGCCGGTGGGCTGTTCTCTGCAGACCATCTCAAGCCAGTCATTGAGGCCTTGTCTGCTGAAGTCAACGATGCTGCCCCGGACCCGCGACTGAGCAGCATTCAGCAAACGATCACCGCCGTGGATGGCTCACTTGTCAACGCGTTGCCGTCGCTGATTGCCGCATCCATTCTGAAGCAAACAACGGGCTCAGCGCTGGTGCGATGGCGACTACACACACACTTTGAGGTCAATAACCTGCTGCCTGCGCGAGTCGACGTGACACCTGATGGCGGTGGGCAACACGATGAACGGGCCGTTCTCAAACGAGTGCTCGAAGAAGATCGCCTGTACGTGATGGACCGTGGCTATGCCAAGTTCTCGCTCTTCAATTCAATCGTCGCGTCATCGAGTAGCTATGTTTGCCGACTACGTGACAACACGGTTTACGAGACGACTCAAGAACTTGAGTTAACCGAAGGTGACCGTGCTGCGGGGGTACTCAGCGATACGATAGTAAAGCTTGGAGGATCGAGCAGCAGCTCAAATTCCCCTGATCATCCGATCCGGTTGATCCAAATCCGCTGCACGCCTCATCAAAACCGCACTGGCGGAAAGGCGAGAGGTTCCAAGGCCCCCAACAGCGATGGGATCCTTCGCATTGCCACCAATCTACTGAATGTACCTGCTGAAATCATTGCCCTGATCTACGCCTACCGATGGACAATTGAAATCTTCTTTCGGTTCTACAAGCAACTGATGGGCGGCGATCACTTGATCAGCCACAACGCCAATGGAATCCAGATTCAAGTCTACTGTTCGGTGATTGCCTGCTTGCTGATCAACCTGTGGACTGGATCTCGCCCCACGAAACGAACGTTTGAAATGATCAGCTTCTACTTCCAAGGCTTAGCCACTGAAGAGGAGCTGATTGCTCACATCGAAAAGCAAGCAGCTGCAGAAGAGGCAAAGCGTGTCAAAGAGGAGCGTAAAGAAATTTGCTAA
- a CDS encoding sulfatase-like hydrolase/transferase: MKSIAIALSVSFFLASALFNHSTWAAERPNFVIVLCDDLGYGDLECFGHPHIKTPNLNQLAATGIRLTNCYSAAPVCSPSRVGLLTGRSPNRAGVYDWIPEARNPRPDARDQVHMRDHEITIAQLLNDAGYATCMAGKWHCNSRFNDPAQPQPDDFGFDHYLATQNNAAPSHQFPKNFVRNGKPIGKVDEFSCQFVVTEALQWLDRRSEKDQPFFLYLPFHEPHEPVASPEALVAQYRNVAVDEDEAQYFANVANVDAAVGRLVKGLEELGKRDDTLIVFTSDNGPETLDRYRSANRSYGSPGPLRGMKLHTTEAGFRVPGIVNWPGEIEPGQTLDTVVSSLDLLPTFCRLAGASIPSDLKLDGTDVLPLLADPAAQRPKPLFWIYYNAINEQRVAMRDGKLKVLAKLNHGQFPKLQNISDQNADQARQANLTDIQIFDVTQDINESTDVSAQDPERTKALERKLNAYYKELTAHSHVWPTPPKKATDASR; encoded by the coding sequence ATGAAATCAATTGCAATCGCCCTCAGTGTCTCTTTTTTCCTCGCGTCGGCCCTGTTCAACCATTCAACGTGGGCAGCCGAACGCCCCAATTTTGTGATCGTACTCTGCGATGATCTGGGATACGGCGACCTGGAATGTTTCGGCCATCCCCACATCAAAACTCCCAACCTGAATCAGTTGGCGGCCACCGGCATCCGGCTGACAAATTGCTATTCGGCGGCCCCCGTTTGTTCGCCTTCGCGGGTTGGGCTATTGACCGGACGCAGCCCCAATCGAGCTGGCGTTTATGACTGGATCCCCGAAGCCCGGAACCCACGACCAGACGCTCGCGACCAAGTTCACATGCGTGACCATGAAATCACCATCGCGCAATTGCTCAACGACGCGGGATACGCCACTTGCATGGCGGGCAAGTGGCACTGCAACTCTCGCTTCAACGACCCCGCTCAACCGCAGCCCGATGACTTTGGTTTCGATCACTACCTGGCAACCCAAAACAACGCGGCGCCCTCTCATCAATTCCCAAAAAACTTTGTTCGCAACGGCAAACCGATCGGGAAGGTTGATGAGTTCAGTTGTCAGTTCGTGGTGACCGAAGCCTTGCAGTGGTTGGACCGTCGTTCTGAAAAAGACCAACCCTTCTTTCTCTACCTGCCATTTCATGAACCTCACGAACCCGTCGCCTCGCCGGAAGCACTCGTCGCGCAGTACCGGAACGTTGCGGTGGACGAAGACGAGGCCCAGTACTTCGCCAATGTTGCCAATGTCGATGCGGCGGTGGGTCGGTTGGTGAAGGGGCTCGAAGAACTTGGCAAACGGGATGACACGCTGATCGTTTTCACGTCTGACAATGGCCCCGAAACGCTCGATCGATACCGCAGTGCTAATCGCTCCTACGGTTCACCGGGGCCGCTGCGTGGCATGAAATTGCATACAACCGAAGCCGGATTTCGTGTGCCAGGAATCGTCAACTGGCCCGGGGAAATCGAACCCGGCCAAACGCTTGATACGGTCGTTTCGTCGCTCGATCTCCTTCCCACCTTTTGCCGCTTAGCAGGTGCCTCCATTCCCTCCGACTTGAAACTCGATGGCACCGATGTCTTGCCACTGCTCGCTGACCCAGCCGCACAACGCCCCAAGCCGCTCTTTTGGATCTATTACAACGCCATCAACGAACAGCGAGTCGCCATGCGGGACGGCAAGTTGAAAGTGCTTGCGAAACTCAACCATGGCCAATTTCCCAAGCTGCAAAACATTTCGGATCAGAACGCTGACCAAGCCCGTCAGGCAAACCTGACGGACATTCAGATCTTCGATGTCACTCAGGACATCAACGAATCCACCGACGTTTCGGCACAGGATCCTGAACGAACCAAGGCCTTGGAACGCAAGCTGAACGCTTACTACAAAGAGCTCACCGCACATTCCCACGTGTGGCCAACGCCACCAAAGAAGGCAACAGACGCATCCCGTTAG
- a CDS encoding cytochrome c oxidase assembly factor 1 family protein codes for MSQSPVIDPTQSQPSFQQERKKSNSGCIVAGVVGGCLIAVMVCGGVIATGVVGAFALIKSSEPYTESLARAQTNEELQSMIGDPVDASIFVQGSIKLNNDDGNTDLNYSVSGPNGAATVHVTGTKLDGNWDYSRMDATTEDGTKIDLLDEPTSENGSEGDQ; via the coding sequence ATGTCTCAATCGCCAGTCATCGATCCGACCCAAAGCCAGCCTTCGTTTCAGCAGGAACGCAAGAAGTCCAATTCCGGTTGCATCGTGGCTGGCGTGGTTGGCGGTTGCCTGATTGCCGTCATGGTCTGCGGCGGTGTCATCGCCACTGGCGTGGTAGGAGCCTTTGCGTTGATCAAATCCAGCGAACCGTACACCGAGTCGCTGGCCAGAGCACAGACCAACGAGGAACTGCAGTCAATGATTGGAGATCCCGTTGATGCATCGATCTTCGTTCAAGGCAGCATCAAACTTAATAACGATGACGGTAACACGGACCTCAACTATTCGGTCAGCGGACCGAACGGAGCGGCCACCGTTCACGTGACGGGAACGAAGCTGGATGGAAACTGGGACTACAGCAGGATGGACGCGACCACCGAGGATGGAACCAAGATTGATCTACTGGACGAGCCCACAAGCGAAAACGGCAGCGAAGGCGACCAATGA